The Penaeus chinensis breed Huanghai No. 1 chromosome 39, ASM1920278v2, whole genome shotgun sequence genome has a segment encoding these proteins:
- the LOC125046391 gene encoding mucin-12-like isoform X1 codes for MPSLLACFVCGGKGESDDVRVLDYRHSALNDVPADVFASERTLEELLLDSNQLTELPRQLFYCHGLRELGLSDNELTSLPPAVASLINLTSIDLSKNAISDIPDNIKGCKQLAVVDASINPLCRLPEGFTQLLSLQELYLNDTFLEYLPANFGRLSKLKILELRENQLNTLPKSIARLTNLQRLDIGQNDFSELPEVIGSLGNLTELLFDNNKVKSLPPMMGKLKKLLHVDASKNKIDWVSGELENCAVLTDLHLSSNNLKELPESLGGCSQLQLLRLDDNALTHLPESLGGLAALEELVVTQNDLETLPASIGLLRALHTLHVDDNLITELPPEIGSCIQLTVLTAASNRLTSVPAELGHLPKLAVLNLCDNLIPHLPVSLTKLKLRALWLSENQNKPQVQLQSDTLPETGQRVLTCFMLPQQVRSHQPEMVVETDTFPGQGWDEQRRAKTLIKFAFDGDVDKPGRLTRAPTPYPKELKALAKHARNLHSLQKDPSRQFVLGRSEDAGRVSSPAQPAKEDSEVASGRRDSDSALRQPLIERTAKSGAPVDDSVDAEDASTPLTVVEPQVDERPQLREARNVRKSSNPDPSVSNAPKSMNSNGTSAGGTDLPYTIGDRKVFGHAQVIAMKAPGDTVTKNTTSPAEENGTSQHPMTSSEGSGPAEGEQGGDTPDKRIKKPPPYHIAAVMSRHAADFQEASVEVSSSQGTNAQGGAGLTVKDLPGSQQPLTVSSTTAIGEDENNDTSSSSDSGYGNGKSSSQQTAEEQQCSDSCSNSPSSPQNLTDSSITMPSTPTSPLGSAGSAAPSSKSFMVTSSMRPPSTHLSPITTTGSLPSDRHSYAAPQHSSSPLVQASMGQHIYSSGHLSYSQKMQTNTTMTNARPASIAAGQQLENQNSGSMQRPGSLALGTLADSALLNRLPRDHRPGSLAAPINTVGIPPAPTRAVSHMGLNVSSPTRARDPTMFRSQDLSRAGRGLSVAEERFIGTASARQESNGLVSIIDQVTSSLLEHGDSPPPKTPVTPSAPSSTFPTTSPTTATPPSKLAGTQVTSDRIPLSASDSTTSESYVTSDTSGRSSLSYQRGVGSSLTSSGGLTNFTQDQPRGEVLHPTPHRPHIISPSGSRHGLDSLQDPSVGTPDKVAMGVPQHIETGTSPPRTAPKPQSRIPALSPESYPGVTPGKANHKTSFDSPASHSPAQMTESRIPSIGNIGRSPSNLTSERSNESHVLPESRIPTLGAMGRSPSNLNHESKTESRIPTLNNMGHSSSNLLHDKQTSGESRIPTLGSTGRSQSNLGHEAPTTPESRIPTIGAVGRTSSNLTRESIGLKKPASSHEGVTKPASNLNTPQQLRTAGMNGSGIPSLASQGRSNSSLGSGIPSPSPTSAGLRTGIPKHDATDGLTKKPLVYGGTSQVSSTSRLQSPSYSSGIRPPTYSSASPLPSPVQHPSGSFTQSPGYSSGIRPPSINSAINTPGIPLPSSGSTSHLTNPGSRGSITSTGSGTRIPMVAGNSASRLPAPSANKHRVSPSAQNADNKTNNSAWMFGQHKNARVVCQNFPVVIEKNPGLGFTIGLSDSDAEDKSIYVTSVAGGGAASSALKVGDKLLQVDGVDLRLADLHTATSILNKTSNTVNLMVSRLQ; via the exons ATGCCTTCCTTGCTAGCTTGTTTTGTgtgcggagggaagggggagagtgacgATGTGCGGGTGCTTGATTACCGTCACTCTGCTCTCAATGACGTGCCTGCAGATGTGTTTGCTTCAGAACGCACGTTGGAGGAGCTGCTCTTGGATTCCAATCAG CTGACTGAGTTACCTCGTCAGCTGTTCTACTGCCATGGCTTGAGGGAGCTTGGGCTAAGTGATAATGAGTTGACATCCCTTCCTCCAGCTGTGGCATCCCTCATCAATTTAACTTCCATAGACCTCAGCAAAAATG CCATATCAGACATCCCAGACAATATTAAAGGCTGCAAGCAACTTGCTGTGGTGGATGCCAGTATCAACCCCCTGTGTCGTCTACCTGAGGGTTTCACACAGCTGCTTTCTCTGCAAGAACTTTATCTGAATGACACTTTCTTG GAATACCTTCCCGCTAACTTTGGCCGATTATCCAAGTTGAAGATTTTGGAGTTAAGGGAAAACCAGCTGAATACGTTGCCAAAGTCCATCGCACGTCTCACAAACCTGCAGCGCTTGGACATTGGGCAGAATGACTTCTCTGAATTG CCAGAGGTGATTGGAAGTCTTGGCAACTTGACTGAACTCTTGTTCGACAATAACAAAGTGAAGTCACTTCCACCCATGATGGGCAAATTGAAGAAACTGCTTCATGTTGACGCATCAAAGAATAAAATAGACTGGGTCTCTGGAGAACTGGAAAACTGTGCAGTGCTCACAGATTTACATCTCTCATCCAATAATCTTAAG GAACTGCCGGAGAGTCTGGGAGGTTGTAGTCAGTTGCAACTTTTGCGTCTGGATGACAATGCCCTGACTCACCTCCCTGAGTCGCTTGGTGGTCTGGCAGCCCTTGAGGAACTGGTTGTCACTCAGAACGACCTGGAGACTTTGCCAGCCTCAATTGGGCTACTTCGTGCTCTGCATACTCTCCATGTGGATGATAATCTCATAACAG AGTTACCACCAGAAATTGGTTCTTGCATTCAGTTGACAGTCCTTACCGCTGCATCAAATAGACTGACGAGTGTCCCTGCTGAACTGGGTCACCTTCCAAAATTGGCAGTTCTAAATCTTTGTGATAATTTGATTCCTCATCTGCCTGTATCACTTACAAAACTAAAG CTAAGGGCTTTGTGGCTTTCTGAAAACCAGAACAAGCCACAGGTCCAGTTGCAATCAGACACACTGCCAGAAACAGGGCAGCGTGTTCTAACATGTTTCATGCTACCACAGCAAGTTCGCTCTCATCAGCCAG AAATGGTGGTTGAGACGGACACCTTCCCAGGCCAGGGATGGGATGAGCAGAGGAGAGCAAAAACTCTTATTAAGTTTGCctttgatggtgatgttgacaaACCAGGCCGCTTGACACGAGCCCCAACACCCTACCCCAAAGAACTCAAGGCACTCGCCAAGCATGCTCGTAACTTGCACAGCTTGCAGAAGGACCCCTCACGACAATTTGTGCTCGGGCGTTCAGAGGATGCTGGCAGGGTGTCATCTCCCGCACAGCCTGCTAAAGAGGACAGTGAAGTGGCTTCAGGCAGGCGG GACTCAGATAGTGCTCTGAGGCAGCCACTAATAGAACGCACGGCAAAGTCTGGGGCTCCTGTAGATGATTCTGTGGATGCAGAGGATGCTAGTACGCCCCTGACTGTTGTAGAACCACAGGTGGATGAACGGCCACAGTTGAGAGAAGCTCGGAATGTGCGCAAGAGCTCAAACCCTGATCCCAGTGTGTCTAATGCACCTAAGAGCATGAATTCTAATGGTACAAGTGCTGGTGGGACAGACCTACCCTATACTATTGGGGATAGGAAAGTGTTTGGCCATGCACAG GTCATTGCCATGAAAGCTCCTGGAGACACAGTAACCAAAAACACAACCAGTCCAGCAGAGGAAAATGGAACCTCACAGCATCCCATGACTTCATCTGAGGGGTCTGGCCCTGCAGAAGGAGAGCAAGGAGGCGACACTCCGGACAAGCGCATCAAAAAGCCGCCACCTTACCACATAGCAGCCGTCATGTCAAGGCATGCAGCCGACTTCCAAGAGGCGAGTGTCGAGGTGTCTTCATCACAGGGAACAAATGCACAGGGAGGGGCTGGTCTGACTGTCAAGGATCTGCCAGGCTCACAGCAG CCATTAACTGTGTCATCAACCACTGCCATTGGTGAGGACGAAAACAATGACACAAGTAGTTCCAGTGACAGTGGCTATGGCAATGGGAAATCATCAAGTCAACAAA ctGCCGAAGAACAGCAGTGCAGTGATTCCTGTTCAAACTCACCATCCTCACCGCAGAATCTGACAGATTCCAGCATCACTatgccctccacccccacctcacctTTAGGGAGTGCAGGATCAGCTGCACCATCCTCGAAATCCTTCATGGTTACAAGTTCCATGAGGCCCCCAAGTACTCATTTGTCGCCCATCACTACCACAGGGTCTCTTCCATCAGACCGCCACTCATATGCTGCTCCACAGCATTCCTCCTCACCACTTGTGCAAGCCTCCATGGGACAGCATATATATTCTTCTGGCCACTTGTCATATTCACAAAAAATGCAGACTAACACTACTATGACCAATGCTCGCCCAGCCTCCATTGCGGCAGGGCAACAGCTGGAGAATCAGAATAGTGGCTCCATGCAGCGGCCTGGGTCTTTGGCTCTTGGCACGCTAGCAGATTCAGCACTTCTCAACCGGCTGCCTAGAGATCATCGACCAGGATCTTTGGCAGCACCTATCAATACTGTTGGCATCCCACCTGCTCCAACAAGGGCTGTGTCTCACATGGGATTGAATGTCTCCAGTCCAACAAGAGCACGTGATCCCACTATGTTCAGGAGCCAAGATTTATCACGAGCTGGACGCGGATTGTCCGTAGCAGAGGAACGTTTCATTGGAACTGCTAGTGCTCGTCAGGAGAGCAATGGTCTTGTCTCCATTATTGACCAG GTAACAAGCAGTTTGCTGGAACATGGGGATAGTCCCCCTCCCAAGACTCCAGTGACCCCTAGTgctccttcttccacttttcctACCACTTCACCCACAACAGCAACACCTCCATCCAAGCTGGCAGGCACCCAAGTCACCAGTGATAGGATACCCTTATCAGCATCTGATTCTACAACATCAGAATCCTATGTGACTAGTGATACAAGTGGCAgatcctccctctcttatcaacGTGGTGTGGGTTCATCCCTGACCAGTAGTGGTGGACTCACCAACTTCACTCAAGACCAACCTCGAGGTGAGGTTTTGCATCCAACTCCACATCGACCACATATTATCTCTCCTTCAGGCTCCAGACATGGATTAGACTCTCTGCAAGACCCCAGTGTGGGTACTCCAGATAAGGTAGCAATGGGAGTCCCTCAACATATTGAGACTGGGACTTCCCCTCCCAGAACAGCACCTAAGCCTCAGTCAAGAATCCCAGCACTCAGTCCAGAGAGTTATCCTGGTGTTACACCTGGTAAGGCAAATCATAAAACAAGCTTTGACTCTCCTGCTAGTCACAGTCCTGCTCAGATGACAGAATCTCGCATACCCTCTATAGGCAACATTGGCCGTTCTCCCAGTAACTTGACCAGTGAAAGATCAAATGAGAGTCATGTCTTACCTGAGTCAAGAATACCAACCCTTGGTGCCATGGGAAGAAGCCCAAGCAATCTCAATCATGAAAGTAAGACAGAAAGTAGAATTCCAACTCTTAATAACATGGGACATAGTTCCTCCAACTTACTACATGATAAGCAGACTTCAGGAGAATCACGAATACCCACTCTTGGAAGCACTGGGAGAAGCCAAAGCAACCTTGGTCATGAAGCACCAACTACACCCGAGTCTCGTATTCCAACAATAGGTGCAGTGGGTAGAACATCTAGTAACTTGACACGTGAATCCATTGGGCTGAAAAAGCCTGCCAGCTCACATGAAGGAGTCACAAAACCTGCATCAAATCTTAACACACCACAGCAGCTTAGAACAGCTGGAATGAATGGATCAGGTATTCCAAGTTTAGCCTCACAGGGGAGAAGCAATAGCAGCTTAGGATCAGGCATCCCAAGTCCAAGCCCAACTTCTGCAGGGTTAAGAACTGGCATCCCCAAGCATGATGCGACAGATGGGCTAACCAAGAAGCCACTGGTGTATGGAGGAACAAGCCAAGTGTCCTCCACATCTCGCCTCCAGTCCCCAAGTTATTCAAGTGGCATTAGGCCCCCTACCTATTCATCAGCTAGTCCTCTGCCCAGTCCAGTCCAACACCCATCTGGCAGTTTTACCCAGTCCCCAGGTTACTCATCTGGCATCCGACCACCCTCTATCAATTCAGCAATTAACACCCCAGGTATTCCACTACCTTCTTCAGGATCTACAAGCCACCTGACCAACCCAGGGTCAAGAGGGTCAATCACGTCAACAGGATCTGGGACTCGCATTCCAATGGTTGCAG GAAATTCTGCATCAAGACTCCCTGCACCCAGTGCCAACAAGCACCGTGTGTCTCCATCAGCACAAAATGCAGATAACAAGACAAACAATTCAGCGTGGATGTTTGGCCAGCACAAAAATGCCCGTGTGGTATGTCAGAAT TTCCCGGTAGTGATAGAGAAAAATCCAGGCCTTGGCTTCACGATTGGGCTGTCAGATTCTGACGCAGAAGATAAG AGTATTTATGTGACGAGTGTCGCAGGAGGGGGGGCAGCATCCTCAGCCCTCAAAGTTGGGGACAAGTTGCTACAGGTGGATGGGGTTGACCTGCGACTAGCGGACTTGCACACCGCAACTTCTATCCTCAACAAGACCTCCAACACTGTTAACCTGATGGTGTCCCGACTCCAGTGA
- the LOC125046391 gene encoding mucin-12-like isoform X2 has protein sequence MPSLLACFVCGGKGESDDVRVLDYRHSALNDVPADVFASERTLEELLLDSNQLTELPRQLFYCHGLRELGLSDNELTSLPPAVASLINLTSIDLSKNAISDIPDNIKGCKQLAVVDASINPLCRLPEGFTQLLSLQELYLNDTFLEYLPANFGRLSKLKILELRENQLNTLPKSIARLTNLQRLDIGQNDFSELPEVIGSLGNLTELLFDNNKVKSLPPMMGKLKKLLHVDASKNKIDWVSGELENCAVLTDLHLSSNNLKELPESLGGCSQLQLLRLDDNALTHLPESLGGLAALEELVVTQNDLETLPASIGLLRALHTLHVDDNLITELPPEIGSCIQLTVLTAASNRLTSVPAELGHLPKLAVLNLCDNLIPHLPVSLTKLKLRALWLSENQNKPQVQLQSDTLPETGQRVLTCFMLPQQVRSHQPEMVVETDTFPGQGWDEQRRAKTLIKFAFDGDVDKPGRLTRAPTPYPKELKALAKHARNLHSLQKDPSRQFVLGRSEDAGRVSSPAQPAKEDSEVASGRRDSDSALRQPLIERTAKSGAPVDDSVDAEDASTPLTVVEPQVDERPQLREARNVRKSSNPDPSVSNAPKSMNSNGTSAGGTDLPYTIGDRKVFGHAQVIAMKAPGDTVTKNTTSPAEENGTSQHPMTSSEGSGPAEGEQGGDTPDKRIKKPPPYHIAAVMSRHAADFQEASVEVSSSQGTNAQGGAGLTVKDLPGSQQPLTVSSTTAIGEDENNDTSSSSDSGYGNGKSSSQQTAEEQQCSDSCSNSPSSPQNLTDSSITMPSTPTSPLGSAGSAAPSSKSFMVTSSMRPPSTHLSPITTTGSLPSDRHSYAAPQHSSSPLVQASMGQHIYSSGHLSYSQKMQTNTTMTNARPASIAAGQQLENQNSGSMQRPGSLALGTLADSALLNRLPRDHRPGSLAAPINTVGIPPAPTRAVSHMGLNVSSPTRARDPTMFRSQDLSRAGRGLSVAEERFIGTASARQESNGLVSIIDQVTSSLLEHGDSPPPKTPVTPSAPSSTFPTTSPTTATPPSKLAGTQVTSDRIPLSASDSTTSESYVTSDTSGRSSLSYQRGVGSSLTSSGGLTNFTQDQPRGEVLHPTPHRPHIISPSGSRHGLDSLQDPSVGTPDKVAMGVPQHIETGTSPPRTAPKPQSRIPALSPESYPGVTPGKANHKTSFDSPASHSPAQMTESRIPSIGNIGRSPSNLTSERSNESHVLPESRIPTLGAMGRSPSNLNHESKTESRIPTLNNMGHSSSNLLHDKQTSGESRIPTLGSTGRSQSNLGHEAPTTPESRIPTIGAVGRTSSNLTRESIGLKKPASSHEGVTKPASNLNTPQQLRTAGMNGSGIPSLASQGRSNSSLGSGIPSPSPTSAGLRTGIPKHDATDGLTKKPLVYGGTSQVSSTSRLQSPSYSSGIRPPTYSSASPLPSPVQHPSGSFTQSPGYSSGIRPPSINSAINTPGIPLPSSGSTSHLTNPGSRGSITSTGSGTRIPMVAGNSASRLPAPSANKHRVSPSAQNADNKTNNSAWMFGQHKNARVFPVVIEKNPGLGFTIGLSDSDAEDKSIYVTSVAGGGAASSALKVGDKLLQVDGVDLRLADLHTATSILNKTSNTVNLMVSRLQ, from the exons ATGCCTTCCTTGCTAGCTTGTTTTGTgtgcggagggaagggggagagtgacgATGTGCGGGTGCTTGATTACCGTCACTCTGCTCTCAATGACGTGCCTGCAGATGTGTTTGCTTCAGAACGCACGTTGGAGGAGCTGCTCTTGGATTCCAATCAG CTGACTGAGTTACCTCGTCAGCTGTTCTACTGCCATGGCTTGAGGGAGCTTGGGCTAAGTGATAATGAGTTGACATCCCTTCCTCCAGCTGTGGCATCCCTCATCAATTTAACTTCCATAGACCTCAGCAAAAATG CCATATCAGACATCCCAGACAATATTAAAGGCTGCAAGCAACTTGCTGTGGTGGATGCCAGTATCAACCCCCTGTGTCGTCTACCTGAGGGTTTCACACAGCTGCTTTCTCTGCAAGAACTTTATCTGAATGACACTTTCTTG GAATACCTTCCCGCTAACTTTGGCCGATTATCCAAGTTGAAGATTTTGGAGTTAAGGGAAAACCAGCTGAATACGTTGCCAAAGTCCATCGCACGTCTCACAAACCTGCAGCGCTTGGACATTGGGCAGAATGACTTCTCTGAATTG CCAGAGGTGATTGGAAGTCTTGGCAACTTGACTGAACTCTTGTTCGACAATAACAAAGTGAAGTCACTTCCACCCATGATGGGCAAATTGAAGAAACTGCTTCATGTTGACGCATCAAAGAATAAAATAGACTGGGTCTCTGGAGAACTGGAAAACTGTGCAGTGCTCACAGATTTACATCTCTCATCCAATAATCTTAAG GAACTGCCGGAGAGTCTGGGAGGTTGTAGTCAGTTGCAACTTTTGCGTCTGGATGACAATGCCCTGACTCACCTCCCTGAGTCGCTTGGTGGTCTGGCAGCCCTTGAGGAACTGGTTGTCACTCAGAACGACCTGGAGACTTTGCCAGCCTCAATTGGGCTACTTCGTGCTCTGCATACTCTCCATGTGGATGATAATCTCATAACAG AGTTACCACCAGAAATTGGTTCTTGCATTCAGTTGACAGTCCTTACCGCTGCATCAAATAGACTGACGAGTGTCCCTGCTGAACTGGGTCACCTTCCAAAATTGGCAGTTCTAAATCTTTGTGATAATTTGATTCCTCATCTGCCTGTATCACTTACAAAACTAAAG CTAAGGGCTTTGTGGCTTTCTGAAAACCAGAACAAGCCACAGGTCCAGTTGCAATCAGACACACTGCCAGAAACAGGGCAGCGTGTTCTAACATGTTTCATGCTACCACAGCAAGTTCGCTCTCATCAGCCAG AAATGGTGGTTGAGACGGACACCTTCCCAGGCCAGGGATGGGATGAGCAGAGGAGAGCAAAAACTCTTATTAAGTTTGCctttgatggtgatgttgacaaACCAGGCCGCTTGACACGAGCCCCAACACCCTACCCCAAAGAACTCAAGGCACTCGCCAAGCATGCTCGTAACTTGCACAGCTTGCAGAAGGACCCCTCACGACAATTTGTGCTCGGGCGTTCAGAGGATGCTGGCAGGGTGTCATCTCCCGCACAGCCTGCTAAAGAGGACAGTGAAGTGGCTTCAGGCAGGCGG GACTCAGATAGTGCTCTGAGGCAGCCACTAATAGAACGCACGGCAAAGTCTGGGGCTCCTGTAGATGATTCTGTGGATGCAGAGGATGCTAGTACGCCCCTGACTGTTGTAGAACCACAGGTGGATGAACGGCCACAGTTGAGAGAAGCTCGGAATGTGCGCAAGAGCTCAAACCCTGATCCCAGTGTGTCTAATGCACCTAAGAGCATGAATTCTAATGGTACAAGTGCTGGTGGGACAGACCTACCCTATACTATTGGGGATAGGAAAGTGTTTGGCCATGCACAG GTCATTGCCATGAAAGCTCCTGGAGACACAGTAACCAAAAACACAACCAGTCCAGCAGAGGAAAATGGAACCTCACAGCATCCCATGACTTCATCTGAGGGGTCTGGCCCTGCAGAAGGAGAGCAAGGAGGCGACACTCCGGACAAGCGCATCAAAAAGCCGCCACCTTACCACATAGCAGCCGTCATGTCAAGGCATGCAGCCGACTTCCAAGAGGCGAGTGTCGAGGTGTCTTCATCACAGGGAACAAATGCACAGGGAGGGGCTGGTCTGACTGTCAAGGATCTGCCAGGCTCACAGCAG CCATTAACTGTGTCATCAACCACTGCCATTGGTGAGGACGAAAACAATGACACAAGTAGTTCCAGTGACAGTGGCTATGGCAATGGGAAATCATCAAGTCAACAAA ctGCCGAAGAACAGCAGTGCAGTGATTCCTGTTCAAACTCACCATCCTCACCGCAGAATCTGACAGATTCCAGCATCACTatgccctccacccccacctcacctTTAGGGAGTGCAGGATCAGCTGCACCATCCTCGAAATCCTTCATGGTTACAAGTTCCATGAGGCCCCCAAGTACTCATTTGTCGCCCATCACTACCACAGGGTCTCTTCCATCAGACCGCCACTCATATGCTGCTCCACAGCATTCCTCCTCACCACTTGTGCAAGCCTCCATGGGACAGCATATATATTCTTCTGGCCACTTGTCATATTCACAAAAAATGCAGACTAACACTACTATGACCAATGCTCGCCCAGCCTCCATTGCGGCAGGGCAACAGCTGGAGAATCAGAATAGTGGCTCCATGCAGCGGCCTGGGTCTTTGGCTCTTGGCACGCTAGCAGATTCAGCACTTCTCAACCGGCTGCCTAGAGATCATCGACCAGGATCTTTGGCAGCACCTATCAATACTGTTGGCATCCCACCTGCTCCAACAAGGGCTGTGTCTCACATGGGATTGAATGTCTCCAGTCCAACAAGAGCACGTGATCCCACTATGTTCAGGAGCCAAGATTTATCACGAGCTGGACGCGGATTGTCCGTAGCAGAGGAACGTTTCATTGGAACTGCTAGTGCTCGTCAGGAGAGCAATGGTCTTGTCTCCATTATTGACCAG GTAACAAGCAGTTTGCTGGAACATGGGGATAGTCCCCCTCCCAAGACTCCAGTGACCCCTAGTgctccttcttccacttttcctACCACTTCACCCACAACAGCAACACCTCCATCCAAGCTGGCAGGCACCCAAGTCACCAGTGATAGGATACCCTTATCAGCATCTGATTCTACAACATCAGAATCCTATGTGACTAGTGATACAAGTGGCAgatcctccctctcttatcaacGTGGTGTGGGTTCATCCCTGACCAGTAGTGGTGGACTCACCAACTTCACTCAAGACCAACCTCGAGGTGAGGTTTTGCATCCAACTCCACATCGACCACATATTATCTCTCCTTCAGGCTCCAGACATGGATTAGACTCTCTGCAAGACCCCAGTGTGGGTACTCCAGATAAGGTAGCAATGGGAGTCCCTCAACATATTGAGACTGGGACTTCCCCTCCCAGAACAGCACCTAAGCCTCAGTCAAGAATCCCAGCACTCAGTCCAGAGAGTTATCCTGGTGTTACACCTGGTAAGGCAAATCATAAAACAAGCTTTGACTCTCCTGCTAGTCACAGTCCTGCTCAGATGACAGAATCTCGCATACCCTCTATAGGCAACATTGGCCGTTCTCCCAGTAACTTGACCAGTGAAAGATCAAATGAGAGTCATGTCTTACCTGAGTCAAGAATACCAACCCTTGGTGCCATGGGAAGAAGCCCAAGCAATCTCAATCATGAAAGTAAGACAGAAAGTAGAATTCCAACTCTTAATAACATGGGACATAGTTCCTCCAACTTACTACATGATAAGCAGACTTCAGGAGAATCACGAATACCCACTCTTGGAAGCACTGGGAGAAGCCAAAGCAACCTTGGTCATGAAGCACCAACTACACCCGAGTCTCGTATTCCAACAATAGGTGCAGTGGGTAGAACATCTAGTAACTTGACACGTGAATCCATTGGGCTGAAAAAGCCTGCCAGCTCACATGAAGGAGTCACAAAACCTGCATCAAATCTTAACACACCACAGCAGCTTAGAACAGCTGGAATGAATGGATCAGGTATTCCAAGTTTAGCCTCACAGGGGAGAAGCAATAGCAGCTTAGGATCAGGCATCCCAAGTCCAAGCCCAACTTCTGCAGGGTTAAGAACTGGCATCCCCAAGCATGATGCGACAGATGGGCTAACCAAGAAGCCACTGGTGTATGGAGGAACAAGCCAAGTGTCCTCCACATCTCGCCTCCAGTCCCCAAGTTATTCAAGTGGCATTAGGCCCCCTACCTATTCATCAGCTAGTCCTCTGCCCAGTCCAGTCCAACACCCATCTGGCAGTTTTACCCAGTCCCCAGGTTACTCATCTGGCATCCGACCACCCTCTATCAATTCAGCAATTAACACCCCAGGTATTCCACTACCTTCTTCAGGATCTACAAGCCACCTGACCAACCCAGGGTCAAGAGGGTCAATCACGTCAACAGGATCTGGGACTCGCATTCCAATGGTTGCAG GAAATTCTGCATCAAGACTCCCTGCACCCAGTGCCAACAAGCACCGTGTGTCTCCATCAGCACAAAATGCAGATAACAAGACAAACAATTCAGCGTGGATGTTTGGCCAGCACAAAAATGCCCGTGTG TTCCCGGTAGTGATAGAGAAAAATCCAGGCCTTGGCTTCACGATTGGGCTGTCAGATTCTGACGCAGAAGATAAG AGTATTTATGTGACGAGTGTCGCAGGAGGGGGGGCAGCATCCTCAGCCCTCAAAGTTGGGGACAAGTTGCTACAGGTGGATGGGGTTGACCTGCGACTAGCGGACTTGCACACCGCAACTTCTATCCTCAACAAGACCTCCAACACTGTTAACCTGATGGTGTCCCGACTCCAGTGA